TGATCTTTAATTCTAAAATTCAAATAAATTATGCTAGGCGTATTTCTATTAATCGCCTGAGAATCCTGCATAGGATCATAAACAATAATCACAGCCCTTCTAGAAGAAGAATCATTTCTTAACAAAGGAACAATAAACTCATTAATCTGATCCAACTGACCCGCAAAATTAAAAATTCTACCTCCATAAGTATACTCATAAATAGGAACCTGAATCTCTTTAAACATAATATTAGACAACTCATCTTTAGAAGGATAAATCCATTTTTTAGACTTCTTCATAGTATCAATAGGCACATCAACACCTACAACAGAATTTTTTAAAACTAACACTAAATTAGAAACTTCACGACAAGTCCTGCCCTCATTATCCCTATAATCAACGCCTTCCGTTTTAACAAAATCAAGAGCAGCTCTCCAAAGATCATAAGTTTTATCTTTTACAATTTCCATTTTACACCTTACTCCTACATAAAATTATCTAAAGTTACCTCCCCTTTTCTTTCTTTAAAATCATAAGCAAACAAAGGCAAATTATAATTCGTCAAAATATGCTTAATTTCATCAAGCACCTCGTCAGTTTTAAAATTAGGCGCTCTAAAAAAACGAATTCTATCTCCCCCATCAAAAATTTTTAACAACTCCTCTCTTCTTCTCAAATTCTCCCTTAAGGAAGCATCATTAAAATCTCCAATACATTTGATAGTTATCTTAGAATATACCCTTTTACTCAAAAAATCCCTATCAAACCTACTAAATGCGCTAGATAAAGCAATTTTAAACCTAATAGGAATTCCACAGGACTTAAAAACAGTT
This DNA window, taken from Candidatus Woesearchaeota archaeon, encodes the following:
- a CDS encoding thymidylate synthase: MEIVKDKTYDLWRAALDFVKTEGVDYRDNEGRTCREVSNLVLVLKNSVVGVDVPIDTMKKSKKWIYPSKDELSNIMFKEIQVPIYEYTYGGRIFNFAGQLDQINEFIVPLLRNDSSSRRAVIIVYDPMQDSQAINRNTPSIIYLNFRIKDHLLHLSAHIRSNDLFFGFPSNIYQLAKLLDFVSKELGVANGSISIISNSAHLFLEDLQDIEEVLI